Sequence from the Salinicoccus sp. Bachu38 genome:
GTCCTGCGGCTCGGCAGTCAGCAGCTCTTCCACTGTATTGCCAGCTTCATCGACGATCGAGACGGTATGACCCTGTTCAGGGCTGAGACGATCTTCATATAACCGCTCGGCACCCCTTTTGCCGATCATGTCACCGGAGCTGTATCCATCCCGCTCCTCCAGCTCTTCCGCCGTTATCGGACCGATGTATCCAAGCAGATGGAATCCAGCGTCCTCGAGCGCATACTCTCTTGCCGGGGATTCCTGGATCGTGAGGCCGAGTGTTTCGAATTCCTCCTTTGTCCCGTCATCAAAACGATGGGTGTCCTTCACAGGAACGAACATGCCGTCCTCGATCCAGGATTCGTTGAATATATTCCGTAGGCTCTCCTCGCCCATATCCAGCGCTTCCCCGGCCTCAACCAGTTCCGCTTCGTCCATCCTGCCGGCTATGTACCCCACAGTTTCCTTTGTGCCGTTGAATGCGAGCCTTTCTCCGTTACGGTCCAGGATTTCTCCCCTCTGTCCTTTGGAGACATCAATCCTCAATTCGTTATCGGCCAGACCCGGAATGATCATATCCGGCGTCCATTCTACGAACCAGTCATTCTCCTCTTCATTGTATGACAGATCGATCGTGTATTCCTTATTTATTTCTCCGTATCGGGTATCCAGTACAAGGTCTCCTGTATACTGTCTTTCCTGGTCATTTTCCGCATTCGACTCCGCCCCCTCGATATTTTCAAGGTTCACAGTCTCTACACCCAGGGAATCGTACAGGCTCCTGTTGCGTTCCACGACTTCCTCCTCTGGATAGTCCTCTTTCGAAGACGCACTCAGAAGCGGGTATATGTCAGCAAATTTTTCATTCTGATAGGATTCCGTGAACCGGTCGAGCGTCTCCTCCTCTGATTTCTGGAACAGACCAGAGGTCATCAGAAAATAAAGACCCGCAGTAAGGATCAGCACTACCGGTATCACCCATATAAATTTCTTCATCTTCACCTCTCCAAACATTCATTTTCCTCATTATATCAATCATGGCCACGCCGCGAAACCGCAAACGTGCCTCCATACCGGCTACATGGTACGATGAAGATAATATTAAAAATCGAGGGGATGCATATGTGTCTGATCATCTTTCAAAAAAACAGCCATCCGGACTACAAGCTCATCGTAGCGGCAAATCGTGACGAATTCTACGAGCGGCCGACCGCTTCCGCCGGGTTCTGGCAGGATCATCCTGAAGTGCTCGCCGGGCGGGATTTGAGCAAAGGCGGCACCTGGCTCGGGCTTACAAAGAGCGGGCGGTTCGCTGCCGTGACGAATATCAGGAAACCCGGCATGGATGGAACCGATAAGAAATCCCGCGGGGCGCTGGTGAGCGGTTATCTTACCGGCCACACGTCTCCGGAACAGTTCCTTGGATCTCTGGAAGCCGAGAAGGACGACTATTCCGGGTTCAACCTACTCGTGGGCGACCAGAACGACCTGTTCTATCTGAACAATGATGGCACCAGCGTTGAAGGCGTGCCTGACGGTACACATGGCCTCAGCAACCATCATCTCAATACACCCTGGCCGAAAGTCGTCAAAGGAAGAAGCAGGCTTGGGGAATACCTCCAG
This genomic interval carries:
- a CDS encoding NRDE family protein, yielding MKIILKIEGMHMCLIIFQKNSHPDYKLIVAANRDEFYERPTASAGFWQDHPEVLAGRDLSKGGTWLGLTKSGRFAAVTNIRKPGMDGTDKKSRGALVSGYLTGHTSPEQFLGSLEAEKDDYSGFNLLVGDQNDLFYLNNDGTSVEGVPDGTHGLSNHHLNTPWPKVVKGRSRLGEYLQSEGAMDPDVIFDILADSEEAEDNLPDTGLPKPLERKLSSPFISTPEYGTRSSTVILIDHEDNATFIERNFSKGVQTDEQRYSFRIE